From Ignavibacteria bacterium, one genomic window encodes:
- a CDS encoding Gfo/Idh/MocA family oxidoreductase: MNNDLLQKTVSAPAALRLRLGFLGVGWIGRNRMEAMVNSSKAEARYIVDPVNELALTAKKLAPKARVLRNLKELLDKTDVGGIVIATPSALHAEETIMALQAGKAVFCQKPLGRNKKEVMRVIEAARKADRLLGVDLSYRFLNGIKKMKEIVSSNGIGHVYAADLVFHNAYGPDKEWFYNPQLSGGGCVMDLGIHLIDLALWMLDYPQVEHITSRLFAKGRAFKDTDNCVEDYATARIDLESDTTLNLSCSWRQSAGRDAVIEASFYGTEGGLSLKNLNGTFYDFKSERYRWTAHETLSEPPEDWGPKAALNWIEKMSQSTKYDSEIEQIIKVSEVIDRIYGRNNM, from the coding sequence ATGAATAACGATTTACTCCAGAAAACCGTTTCAGCTCCTGCGGCTCTCAGGCTGCGCCTGGGTTTCTTAGGCGTGGGCTGGATCGGGCGCAACAGAATGGAAGCAATGGTCAATAGCTCAAAGGCTGAGGCAAGATACATTGTTGATCCCGTAAATGAACTTGCTCTTACGGCAAAAAAGCTTGCCCCTAAGGCCCGGGTTCTTAGAAACCTCAAGGAACTCTTGGACAAAACGGACGTCGGGGGAATTGTAATTGCTACGCCAAGCGCTCTGCACGCCGAAGAGACAATTATGGCGCTTCAGGCCGGAAAAGCCGTCTTCTGCCAGAAACCTTTGGGGCGCAATAAAAAGGAAGTAATGCGCGTAATTGAAGCGGCCCGGAAGGCTGACCGCCTCCTTGGAGTCGACCTTTCCTACAGGTTCTTAAACGGCATTAAGAAGATGAAGGAAATTGTAAGCTCTAACGGCATAGGCCACGTCTATGCCGCGGACCTCGTGTTCCATAACGCATACGGCCCCGATAAGGAGTGGTTCTATAACCCTCAGCTCTCAGGAGGCGGATGCGTCATGGACCTCGGGATTCACCTGATCGACCTTGCTCTCTGGATGCTGGACTATCCACAGGTGGAGCATATTACAAGCCGCCTTTTTGCCAAAGGACGCGCATTTAAGGATACCGATAACTGCGTTGAGGATTATGCCACGGCAAGAATCGACCTCGAAAGTGACACGACACTAAACCTCTCCTGCTCCTGGAGGCAGTCGGCAGGGCGCGACGCCGTAATTGAAGCTTCTTTTTACGGCACCGAAGGGGGCCTTTCACTTAAAAACCTGAACGGTACATTCTACGACTTTAAGTCTGAACGCTACCGCTGGACGGCACACGAAACACTCTCCGAACCCCCAGAGGACTGGGGGCCTAAGGCCGCCTTGAACTGGATCGAAAAAATGTCACAAAGCACAAAGTATGACTCTGAAATTGAACAAATAATAAAAGTCTCTGAAGTAATAGACAGGATTTATGGAAGAAACAATATGTGA
- a CDS encoding glycosyltransferase family 4 protein: MTADTIGGVWTYALELSEALKDYGIEVYLATMGSPLTPKQKEALSRIENIKLIEGSYKLEWMEDPWQDVEEAGKWLLELESALQPDIIHLNGYSHGSLPFKAPKLVVGHSCVYSWYYAVKYHTPHEAWYEYKKKVTAGLKGADLVTAPTNAMLSLLYFYYGKFNSAGAVYNARQANDFLPGMKENIVLSAGRLWDEAKNVSMLAYISQRLKWPVYMAGEREDPEGRFIQMFDHVNWLGRLSSRELASWMKRASIFALPARYEPFGLSPLEAALSGCALVLGDIPSLREVWQDTACFVKPDDYEALEKAINNLIKNEDLRLSNAKRVRRRALYFTPARMAQGYLALYENLLASKRHKIFS, encoded by the coding sequence ATGACTGCCGATACCATAGGCGGAGTGTGGACCTATGCGCTCGAACTTTCAGAAGCACTGAAGGATTACGGAATTGAGGTGTACCTGGCCACCATGGGAAGCCCCCTTACACCCAAACAGAAAGAGGCTTTAAGCAGAATTGAAAACATTAAGCTCATCGAAGGCTCTTATAAACTGGAATGGATGGAAGACCCGTGGCAGGATGTTGAGGAAGCGGGAAAGTGGCTCCTGGAGCTGGAAAGTGCCCTTCAGCCGGACATAATTCACCTTAACGGCTACTCACACGGCAGCCTCCCCTTTAAGGCGCCAAAACTTGTAGTCGGGCACTCATGCGTCTATTCATGGTACTATGCCGTTAAATACCACACCCCGCATGAGGCTTGGTATGAATATAAAAAGAAAGTTACCGCAGGACTTAAAGGTGCTGACCTGGTGACTGCTCCGACAAACGCAATGCTCTCACTCCTATACTTCTATTACGGAAAGTTCAATTCGGCAGGCGCGGTCTATAATGCCAGGCAGGCAAATGATTTTCTTCCCGGAATGAAAGAAAATATTGTTCTTTCTGCCGGGAGGCTCTGGGACGAAGCTAAGAATGTTTCCATGCTGGCCTATATCTCCCAAAGGCTTAAATGGCCTGTATATATGGCAGGAGAAAGGGAAGATCCTGAAGGGCGCTTTATACAGATGTTTGACCATGTGAACTGGCTTGGAAGGCTCTCATCGCGCGAGCTTGCTTCCTGGATGAAAAGGGCTTCCATATTTGCTCTTCCGGCGCGCTATGAACCTTTCGGGCTTTCACCGCTGGAGGCGGCACTCTCGGGCTGCGCTCTCGTGCTGGGCGATATCCCCAGCCTCAGGGAAGTGTGGCAGGACACGGCCTGCTTTGTTAAGCCCGACGACTACGAGGCGCTTGAAAAGGCCATAAATAACCTGATTAAAAATGAGGACTTAAGATTGAGTAACGCAAAAAGAGTACGCCGGCGCGCTTTGTATTTTACACCCGCAAGAATGGCCCAGGGCTATCTGGCATTATATGAGAACCTCCTGGCCAGTAAGAGACATAAAATATTTTCCTGA
- a CDS encoding glycosyltransferase: protein MKIVLFYHSLVSDWNHGNAHFLRGIVAELIHRGHEVKVFEPKGGWSVENLKSQYGEEPLREFERMFPEMKSTEYSPESLDLERELDGASLVIVHEWNEPEIVQKIGQHRKHKAGYKLLFHDTHHRSLSEPEKMAIFDLSGYDGVLAYGEVIKDIYLKKGWIQRAWTWHEAADVRVFHPIEGIENSGDLIWIGNWGDEERTQELYEYLINPVRELNLKARVHGVRYPESAVRNLGEAGIEYKDWLPNYMVPQAFEQFKVTVHIPRRPYVEVLKGIPTIRPFEALSCGIPLVSSPWEDSEELFTVGEDFLMAQNGQEMKNYISDILNDKSLAESLSRHGRLTILKRHTCSHRVDELLNIFKQLTVESAFRQEDDPASIQASKNEGLK from the coding sequence ATGAAAATTGTTCTGTTTTATCATTCCCTGGTCTCCGACTGGAATCACGGCAATGCCCACTTCCTGAGAGGCATTGTGGCCGAACTCATACACAGGGGGCACGAGGTAAAGGTCTTTGAACCCAAAGGGGGCTGGAGCGTGGAGAACCTTAAATCACAGTACGGGGAAGAACCCCTGCGTGAGTTCGAAAGAATGTTTCCAGAAATGAAAAGTACAGAGTATTCTCCTGAAAGTCTGGACCTTGAGCGCGAACTTGATGGGGCCTCCCTTGTAATTGTCCATGAATGGAATGAACCTGAAATTGTCCAAAAAATCGGGCAGCACAGAAAGCATAAAGCAGGATATAAACTTCTTTTTCACGACACTCACCACCGCTCACTTTCCGAGCCTGAAAAAATGGCTATCTTCGACCTCTCGGGCTATGACGGCGTTCTTGCATATGGAGAGGTAATTAAAGACATCTATCTCAAAAAAGGATGGATTCAAAGGGCATGGACGTGGCATGAGGCTGCCGACGTCAGAGTATTCCACCCCATTGAGGGCATTGAGAATTCGGGCGACCTTATATGGATCGGGAACTGGGGCGACGAGGAAAGAACCCAGGAACTCTACGAGTACCTTATAAATCCCGTAAGGGAATTAAATCTTAAAGCACGCGTCCACGGTGTGCGCTACCCTGAAAGTGCCGTTAGAAACCTCGGGGAAGCTGGAATTGAATACAAGGACTGGCTGCCTAACTATATGGTGCCTCAGGCATTTGAACAGTTCAAAGTTACCGTTCACATCCCGAGGAGGCCTTACGTTGAGGTCTTAAAAGGCATTCCAACAATCCGCCCCTTTGAAGCCCTCTCTTGCGGAATCCCGCTTGTCTCATCCCCGTGGGAAGACTCTGAAGAACTTTTTACTGTGGGAGAGGATTTCCTCATGGCACAAAACGGGCAGGAGATGAAAAATTATATAAGTGATATTTTGAACGATAAAAGCCTCGCGGAGTCGCTTTCAAGGCACGGACGCCTTACGATATTAAAACGCCACACGTGCAGCCACCGCGTCGATGAACTTCTTAATATATTCAAACAGCTGACCGTTGAATCGGCTTTCAGGCAGGAAGATGACCCTGCTTCAATTCAGGCAAGTAAAAATGAGGGTTTGAAATGA
- a CDS encoding glycosyltransferase, producing the protein MKRVLNISFFGSSLVSAYWNGAATYYRGILKALYEKGHSITFFEPDFFERQQHRDIPDPEYSKSVVYPAFDETGVRKALEDARNSDIIIKASGVGIFDELLEKEVLNLRHPGSLIIFWDVDAPATLDRVNNNPNDPFKSLIPQYDLILTYGGGDPVVDAYTELGARKCVPIYNALDPSTHFRVSPEERFQGKMGFLGNRMPDREMRVWEFFFKPAQMMPEERFILGGSGWREWAPDVPNVDFLGHIYTKDHNAFNCTPDAVLNISRESMARYGFSPATRIFEAAGAGACIITDKWEGIELFLKPGKEILVAESGEEVYNILNLLDSETSKKIGKAAMQRVLKEHTYSHRASQLEGLLLETPEERRRKDEKP; encoded by the coding sequence ATGAAAAGAGTTTTGAACATTTCCTTCTTCGGTTCTAGTCTTGTTTCAGCATACTGGAATGGAGCCGCTACTTACTACAGAGGCATACTTAAGGCCCTCTATGAAAAAGGGCACAGTATTACTTTCTTTGAACCCGATTTCTTTGAGCGCCAGCAGCACAGGGATATTCCTGATCCCGAATATTCAAAAAGCGTTGTCTACCCTGCCTTTGATGAAACGGGCGTAAGAAAGGCTCTTGAAGATGCCAGAAATTCGGATATTATCATTAAGGCAAGCGGCGTCGGTATTTTTGATGAACTCCTGGAAAAAGAGGTCCTGAACTTAAGGCACCCGGGCTCTCTTATAATTTTCTGGGACGTGGATGCCCCGGCCACTTTAGACCGTGTGAACAATAATCCCAATGATCCCTTTAAGAGTCTCATTCCGCAGTACGATTTAATTTTAACCTATGGCGGAGGCGACCCGGTTGTGGATGCCTACACTGAACTTGGAGCAAGAAAGTGCGTTCCGATCTATAACGCGCTCGACCCTTCGACGCACTTCCGCGTCAGTCCCGAGGAAAGATTTCAGGGAAAGATGGGCTTTCTCGGCAACCGAATGCCGGACCGTGAGATGAGGGTATGGGAGTTTTTCTTTAAGCCCGCACAGATGATGCCTGAAGAAAGATTTATACTCGGCGGATCGGGATGGCGCGAATGGGCTCCTGATGTTCCGAACGTTGATTTCCTTGGACATATATATACAAAGGACCACAACGCATTTAACTGCACGCCGGACGCCGTCCTTAATATCAGCCGCGAGAGCATGGCGCGCTACGGATTCTCCCCTGCTACCAGGATCTTTGAGGCCGCGGGAGCAGGAGCATGCATTATTACCGATAAGTGGGAAGGAATTGAACTCTTTCTTAAACCGGGTAAAGAGATTCTCGTCGCTGAAAGCGGAGAGGAAGTATATAACATATTAAACCTGCTCGACAGCGAAACATCAAAAAAAATAGGCAAGGCCGCAATGCAAAGGGTCCTTAAGGAACACACATATTCGCACAGGGCCTCTCAGCTTGAAGGGCTTCTTCTTGAAACGCCTGAAGAAAGGAGGCGGAAAGATGAAAAGCCGTAA
- a CDS encoding glycosyltransferase: MKSRKLNIVILGLSITSAWGNGHATTYRGLVRELEALGHEVLFLERDLPWYASNRDMPNPPFGCTRIYSSLDELKDLYSMDIQKADVVIVGSYVPEGVSIGRWINLIAPNTAFYDIDTPVTLSKLERGDYEYLSPELIPKYDLYLSFTGGPTLRRLEHDFGSPMARALYCSVDPEKYYPEDIPVKYDMGYLGTYSDDRQPVLERLMLSSARMWDQGRFIVAGPQYPDTIQWPQNVERIYHLNPSEHRNFYNSQRFTLNVTRADMIKAGYSPSVRLFEAAACGTPIISDYWEGLDTIFNLNEEILISRSPEDTLKYLKNYPEEERLKLSARARSRVLSAHTARHRAQELENYIKEMLETKKKNAG; this comes from the coding sequence ATGAAAAGCCGTAAGCTCAATATTGTAATTCTTGGGCTTTCAATTACTTCAGCCTGGGGAAACGGCCACGCAACAACATACCGCGGACTTGTCCGTGAGCTTGAAGCGCTCGGACACGAGGTGCTTTTTCTTGAACGCGACCTCCCCTGGTACGCTTCAAACCGCGATATGCCAAATCCCCCTTTCGGATGCACGAGAATATATTCAAGCCTGGATGAGCTTAAGGATCTTTATTCCATGGATATTCAGAAAGCCGACGTCGTAATTGTGGGCTCTTATGTCCCTGAAGGCGTAAGCATCGGCCGGTGGATAAACCTTATAGCCCCGAATACGGCATTCTACGACATCGATACTCCCGTTACACTCTCAAAGCTTGAGCGCGGCGACTATGAATACCTCTCCCCGGAGCTCATTCCAAAGTACGACCTCTATCTTTCTTTTACCGGAGGACCTACGCTAAGACGCCTGGAGCACGATTTCGGATCCCCTATGGCAAGGGCACTCTATTGCTCGGTTGACCCGGAAAAATATTATCCCGAAGACATACCGGTTAAATATGACATGGGATACCTGGGAACCTACAGCGACGACCGACAGCCCGTGCTGGAACGCCTGATGCTTTCTTCGGCAAGAATGTGGGACCAGGGGCGCTTTATTGTGGCGGGGCCGCAGTACCCCGATACAATCCAGTGGCCTCAAAACGTGGAGAGGATATATCACCTGAACCCTTCGGAACACAGGAATTTTTATAACTCGCAGCGCTTTACGCTTAACGTTACACGCGCCGATATGATAAAGGCCGGCTACTCCCCCAGCGTCAGGCTCTTTGAGGCCGCTGCCTGCGGAACTCCCATTATTAGCGACTACTGGGAAGGGCTTGATACCATCTTTAATCTTAATGAAGAGATCCTTATAAGCCGCTCCCCGGAGGATACCTTGAAATACCTCAAAAACTATCCAGAAGAGGAACGCTTAAAGTTAAGCGCGCGCGCAAGAAGCCGCGTCCTTTCGGCCCATACGGCCCGGCACAGGGCTCAGGAGCTTGAAAACTATATTAAAGAGATGCTTGAAACAAAAAAGAAAAACGCCGGATGA
- a CDS encoding TIGR04290 family methyltransferase — translation MNKTEQTGETLETFISNPQTPLERKIFSIGPWFHNLHLPDGTQTAPNHPLGDFPYFKWKKISEALPESLKGWRVLDIGCNAGFYSFELAKMGANVTGIDLDEHYLRQARWAARQYGLDGRVKFRKMQIYDLAHSTATYDMVIFMGVFYHLRYPLLALDIVAQKFKKLLLFQTLTMPGEEVMEPVEDLPIEKRDLMLSPGWPRMAFIENSLAGDNTNWWAPNHAAVDAMLRSSGLKTIRRPDHEVYLCTHSDIDEVISYEPDELSSAANSVRRMIIE, via the coding sequence ATGAATAAGACAGAACAGACAGGCGAAACCCTGGAGACTTTTATCAGTAACCCGCAGACTCCGCTGGAACGTAAAATATTCAGCATTGGTCCATGGTTCCATAACCTGCACCTGCCCGACGGGACGCAGACTGCACCAAACCACCCGCTTGGCGACTTCCCTTACTTCAAGTGGAAGAAAATTTCAGAGGCACTGCCCGAAAGCCTTAAAGGCTGGAGGGTGCTCGACATAGGATGTAATGCCGGTTTCTACAGCTTTGAACTCGCTAAAATGGGAGCTAATGTTACAGGAATTGACCTCGACGAGCATTACCTCAGGCAGGCGCGCTGGGCTGCAAGGCAGTACGGACTGGATGGGCGAGTAAAGTTCAGAAAGATGCAGATTTACGACCTTGCACACTCCACCGCCACATACGACATGGTAATCTTTATGGGGGTATTCTATCACCTGCGCTACCCTTTGCTGGCGCTAGACATTGTGGCGCAGAAGTTTAAGAAACTCCTCCTCTTCCAGACACTTACAATGCCGGGTGAAGAGGTGATGGAGCCGGTTGAAGACCTGCCGATTGAAAAAAGGGACCTCATGCTCTCTCCCGGCTGGCCCCGGATGGCTTTTATTGAAAACAGCCTGGCAGGCGATAACACAAACTGGTGGGCACCTAACCATGCCGCCGTTGATGCAATGCTCCGCTCAAGCGGACTTAAAACAATCAGGCGCCCCGACCATGAGGTATACCTCTGCACACACTCGGATATTGACGAGGTCATATCTTATGAGCCTGACGAGCTCTCTTCGGCTGCAAATAGCGTCCGCCGTATGATTATTGAATAA
- a CDS encoding beta-xylosidase, whose product MIEAIKFWNEPNNLSHWDFQLDPQWKQFSYMIKLAADSVKSLAPDLKLVLGGISPIDPLFIQLLKGHGLLDSLDAVAIHGFPLDWNHWPIYDWPKKIEEIQAVAELPIWVTEVGVSSFGADEVQVFGLNKTTELLLNRAERVYWYSLLDLPPTWEATTRHKESEGSAYYRHFYMGLIRADGTPKPAFDHFNPEMGICQWIHFEDHRLDEIIYWLRKLKVKKLRTGISWADWFRPNALEWFDKQMKAISEFDTTITLCFTPPSRGKRPHHTSPPEDPGEFAYFAEEVVKRYVLEERTPADESTDRDEQGK is encoded by the coding sequence ATGATTGAAGCTATTAAGTTCTGGAACGAGCCTAATAACCTCTCACACTGGGATTTTCAACTTGACCCTCAATGGAAGCAGTTCAGCTATATGATAAAGCTCGCGGCTGATTCTGTAAAGAGCCTCGCTCCGGATTTGAAACTGGTTCTTGGAGGAATTTCACCTATTGACCCGTTATTTATTCAGCTCCTGAAAGGCCACGGGCTTTTGGATTCCCTTGATGCCGTTGCAATACACGGCTTCCCACTTGACTGGAACCACTGGCCTATTTACGACTGGCCAAAGAAGATAGAGGAGATACAGGCTGTTGCGGAACTTCCAATTTGGGTTACTGAAGTCGGCGTCTCTTCCTTCGGTGCCGACGAGGTGCAGGTATTCGGCCTTAATAAAACAACCGAACTCCTCTTAAACCGTGCCGAACGCGTTTACTGGTACAGCCTGCTCGACCTTCCCCCTACCTGGGAGGCTACAACAAGGCATAAGGAAAGCGAAGGCAGCGCATACTACAGGCATTTTTATATGGGACTTATAAGAGCCGACGGAACCCCTAAGCCCGCATTTGATCATTTTAACCCCGAAATGGGAATTTGCCAGTGGATACACTTCGAGGACCACAGGCTCGATGAGATCATTTACTGGCTCAGGAAGCTTAAGGTAAAAAAACTAAGAACCGGCATTAGCTGGGCCGACTGGTTCCGCCCGAATGCGCTTGAATGGTTCGATAAACAGATGAAAGCCATAAGCGAGTTTGATACAACTATTACACTCTGCTTTACCCCGCCTTCCCGCGGCAAACGCCCTCACCATACAAGCCCGCCTGAAGACCCGGGCGAGTTTGCATATTTTGCCGAAGAAGTGGTAAAGCGATACGTCCTCGAGGAAAGAACCCCGGCTGATGAATCTACAGACCGGGATGAGCAGGGAAAGTAG
- a CDS encoding glycosyltransferase yields MKLVIFGLTISSSWGNGHATIWRGLCHAMIRRGYQITFFERDVPYYASHRDLREMPGMEIILYPEWEEVKLLAREKLKGADLGMVTSYCPDAIIAGELVLNSGCALKVFYDLDTPVTLKSLETGHPVAYLGERGFQDYDLVLSYTGGAALEELKTKLKAKKTAPLYGSADPETHKSVPAIDKYRCDLSYLGTYAEDRQEALVKYFIRPAEMLPSRRFIIGGSQYPEAFPWRDNIWYLAHIAPPDHPAFYSSSHFTLNITRGAMAEMGYCPSGRLFEAASCGVPIISDSWTGLEKFFTPGKEIITVTTSEDVVQAMKMPEDERQKIIRAARERVLSEHTPQQRLSELEKILDEFYILNNRKES; encoded by the coding sequence ATGAAACTTGTAATATTCGGTCTTACTATCAGCTCCTCCTGGGGCAACGGGCATGCAACCATCTGGCGCGGACTATGCCACGCAATGATAAGACGGGGCTATCAGATCACTTTCTTTGAGCGCGACGTGCCTTACTACGCCTCGCACAGGGACTTGCGTGAAATGCCCGGAATGGAAATCATCCTCTACCCCGAGTGGGAGGAGGTTAAACTGCTTGCCCGGGAAAAGCTTAAAGGCGCCGACCTGGGCATGGTTACTTCATACTGCCCCGACGCCATAATTGCCGGAGAGCTCGTACTGAACTCCGGCTGCGCCCTTAAGGTGTTCTACGACCTGGATACTCCCGTTACACTCAAAAGCCTTGAGACGGGACACCCCGTGGCTTACCTGGGTGAGCGCGGATTCCAGGACTATGACCTCGTCTTAAGCTACACCGGCGGCGCTGCGCTTGAAGAGCTGAAAACAAAACTTAAAGCAAAAAAAACTGCACCGCTTTACGGAAGCGCCGACCCTGAGACTCATAAATCTGTACCTGCAATTGATAAATACAGGTGCGACCTATCGTACCTCGGCACCTACGCCGAAGACCGCCAGGAAGCACTCGTAAAATATTTTATTCGTCCTGCAGAAATGCTTCCTTCCCGGCGCTTTATAATCGGAGGCTCACAGTACCCGGAGGCCTTTCCATGGCGCGATAATATATGGTACCTGGCGCATATTGCGCCCCCGGACCATCCGGCGTTCTACTCCTCCTCCCATTTTACTCTTAATATAACGCGCGGCGCTATGGCCGAAATGGGCTACTGCCCTTCGGGACGCCTTTTTGAGGCTGCCTCATGCGGAGTGCCGATTATAAGCGACAGCTGGACGGGGCTTGAAAAGTTCTTTACCCCCGGCAAGGAAATCATTACAGTTACAACCTCTGAAGACGTCGTTCAGGCAATGAAGATGCCTGAAGATGAAAGACAGAAGATTATTCGTGCTGCAAGAGAACGCGTCTTAAGCGAGCATACTCCGCAGCAGAGACTTAGTGAACTGGAGAAAATTCTTGATGAGTTTTATATACTCAACAACAGAAAGGAGAGTTAA
- a CDS encoding nucleotidyltransferase family protein, which produces MWGIIPAAGSGSRIQPLAFSKELLPVGSRMDGQMERPKAVSEYLLERMITAGAKKICFVISPGKSDIMEYYGQGTSSINFCYTVQQHPRGLCDAIFSALPFIGKNENVLIGLPDTIWFPEDGLCDLPGDKLSFLLFPVVHPEFFDAVVTDTGDNVLKIEVKQKDAHSNWIWGAFRMPGNVLHELHDLWLQREKKDEYMGTLVNAYIDLGGEAKGIRKGQSYVDVGTLNGYREAINLLYSKQKVVME; this is translated from the coding sequence ATGTGGGGCATCATTCCGGCAGCAGGCTCGGGAAGCAGAATTCAGCCTCTTGCTTTTTCAAAAGAACTCCTGCCCGTCGGCAGCAGGATGGACGGGCAGATGGAACGCCCGAAGGCTGTAAGCGAATACCTTCTTGAAAGGATGATTACAGCCGGGGCAAAAAAAATCTGCTTCGTCATCTCACCGGGCAAGAGCGACATAATGGAATACTACGGGCAGGGTACCTCTTCTATTAACTTCTGCTACACGGTTCAGCAGCACCCGAGAGGTCTCTGCGACGCTATCTTCAGCGCCCTTCCTTTTATAGGGAAAAATGAAAACGTTTTAATTGGCCTTCCTGACACCATATGGTTCCCGGAAGATGGGCTCTGTGATCTTCCCGGGGATAAACTCTCATTCCTCCTCTTCCCTGTCGTGCATCCGGAGTTTTTTGATGCCGTCGTAACAGATACCGGTGATAACGTCTTAAAAATTGAAGTTAAACAGAAAGATGCCCACTCGAACTGGATCTGGGGAGCCTTCAGAATGCCGGGAAACGTCCTGCATGAACTCCATGACCTCTGGCTCCAAAGAGAAAAGAAAGACGAGTATATGGGAACACTCGTTAACGCCTATATAGATCTTGGAGGCGAGGCAAAGGGAATAAGAAAGGGTCAGTCATACGTCGACGTCGGAACACTTAACGGTTACCGTGAGGCCATAAATCTTCTCTATTCAAAACAGAAAGTTGTCATGGAGTAA
- a CDS encoding PIG-L family deacetylase, producing the protein MNNTFNSGIYSGAAPDVLEFFCGSEEILLKTAIIAAHPDDEVIGAASRLPLLKNVYIIHTTDGAPGNMLDARASGFESSTGYAQARRQELFNALEIAGIPRNRCLELGFKDQQTSFSLISLSERLEELLRQLRPEIILTHAYEGGHPDHDSTAFAVHMAASSIYGKGFAPPVLIEFTSYHDSHGSIKTSEFLSGMDERTCTIVLTEEERIKKKRMLDCFLTQKNVLSQFSIETEAFRFAPYYDFLKPPHEGALYYEHFEWGIKGEHWRRLASEALDSLNR; encoded by the coding sequence ATGAATAACACGTTTAACTCCGGAATTTACAGCGGCGCTGCACCGGACGTGCTGGAATTCTTCTGCGGCAGCGAGGAGATACTCCTTAAAACCGCAATCATCGCCGCCCATCCCGACGACGAGGTAATAGGGGCTGCAAGCAGGCTCCCCCTGCTTAAAAATGTCTATATCATCCATACCACCGACGGCGCACCGGGCAATATGCTGGACGCCAGGGCCTCAGGCTTTGAATCCAGCACGGGCTACGCCCAGGCAAGACGCCAGGAACTCTTTAATGCCCTCGAGATCGCAGGAATTCCCAGGAACAGATGCCTTGAACTGGGCTTTAAGGACCAGCAGACATCTTTCAGCCTTATCTCACTTTCTGAACGCCTTGAAGAACTCTTAAGACAACTGCGCCCCGAAATTATTCTTACTCATGCCTATGAGGGAGGCCACCCGGACCACGACTCCACAGCCTTTGCCGTCCACATGGCTGCATCTTCAATCTATGGAAAAGGCTTTGCACCTCCTGTACTGATTGAATTTACTTCTTATCACGACAGCCATGGCTCCATTAAGACTTCGGAATTTCTTTCGGGCATGGATGAGAGGACCTGCACAATCGTGCTTACAGAGGAAGAAAGAATAAAAAAGAAAAGAATGCTCGACTGCTTTTTAACACAGAAGAATGTGCTATCCCAATTCAGCATTGAAACGGAAGCCTTCCGCTTTGCCCCGTACTACGATTTCCTCAAGCCCCCGCACGAGGGAGCACTTTATTATGAGCACTTCGAATGGGGCATTAAAGGGGAACACTGGCGCAGGCTTGCCTCTGAGGCACTGGATTCGTTAAACAGGTAA